Within the Opitutaceae bacterium TAV5 genome, the region CGGTTTGCATGGGAAGGAGAAGGGCGGCGGGCGCAGGGGGTCAGCTCGAGAAGATCACGAGCGAGGCGAGGACGATGAGGACGAGGCCGATGATCATCGGCAGCATGGTGGGACGCTCTTTTTCCGGAGGCGGCTGGTCGAAGGGCGAGAACTTGTCGTCGGGCGGAGGCGAGGAGGAGGAGCGGAGGCGTGGCGGATTCATGAGCTGACGGGTTGCGAAGCGGCGGAGGTGGTATCGGTGACGGAGGCGAGGGCGGCTTCCAGCGAGTCGAAAAAGTGCCAGTTGCGGGTGTCCTCGAAATCCTCGCACTCGGCGGTGATCGCGGGATTGCCGACGAGGCTGAAACGCAGGGCGAGCTGGTTGCAGGTCTCCATCGCCTGGAGCAGGAGCTTGATCACGGTCATGTCGAGATGCCGGAGCTGCTTGAGGTCGAAGACGGCCTTGCTGACGCCGGTATCGACGGCGTCGGCGATCTTGTCCTTGAGATACCGTGACACCTCGTTGACGACGCCCTGGCCGGTGTTTTCGGGCAAGCGCATGACGAGGAGGTTTTGTTCGATGGAGAAATAGCGGTGGGAGGTGTCGAGATTGAGGGCGCGGGCGACGCGGGTCTCGACTTCGCGCATGTCGAGCGGTTTGGTGGCGAGCGCGGTGAAGCCGGTTTGCAGGGCCTGCTGCTGTGCGAGGGCGTCGGTCTTCACGACGAGGCCGAAGACGGGGGTGTTGCGGGTGCGGGGATTGGCGCGGATGACGCGGAAGAGGGTGAACGCGGCGTCGTCGGGAAGCGACAGCGAGATCATGGCGAGGTCGGGCACGGTGCGGGCGCAGAAGTCGATGGCGGCGGCGGTGGTGTCGACGCCGGTCACCTGCCAGGGCGTGTGTTTCAGGCCGTCGGCGATCTGCCGGACGATGGCGGGCTTGTCCTCGACGACGAGGATGGCGGCGGGATCGAGAATGGTGCGGGAGCGGGCGGGCGAACCGGTGGCGGGCTGAAGATCGATGATGCGGCCGACCTTCTGCACGAGCAGCTCTTCCTTGAAGGGTTTTACGATGTAGTCGCGCACGCCGATCTTTGCGATCCGGAGGACATTCTCGCGGCCGCCTTCGGCGGTGAGCATGACAACGGGGATGGTCTTCAGCGCGGGGTCGGACTTGAGCTTCGTGAGCATTTCCACGCCGTCCATGACAGGCATGGTCACATCGAGCAGGATGAGATCGGGCCGGTCGCCGGCGGCGAGGGCGAGTCCGTCGATGCCGTTGGCGGCTTCGACGATTTCACAATCCCAGGGACGGAACGCTTTTTTGACGATGATGCGGACGGTGCGGGAATCGTCCACGGTGAGGATCTTGTAGCGCATGGCGTGCAGGTGCGGGAAGCGAGGGAAGACGGGGGCGGGCGGGATCAGATGTCGGCGTCGTTGCCGGCGTCTCCGGCCGGTTTCATGAGGAGGTCGGCAACGAGGAGATGTCCGTCGATGGTGAAGCGGTAGACGCGGCGGGTGGTGGAGCTGATGGGCTCGATGGAAAAATTGCTGCCGCGCAGGATGGAGGGGATGGTGAGGCGGCAGGGATAGCCGCGGTCGCAGAGCTGGTTCTTGAAGGTGCCAACGGTCATGTTGGTGAGCTCGCCGATGGCATCGTTGACGACCTCGTCGCCGGCGTCGTCGATCTCCTCGGGCGTCATGCCGAGAAGGCTGGCGGAGACCTTGCGCGCGAAGGCGGCGTCGAGATAGAGGTAGATGAGGCCGTTGATATCGCCGATGAAGCCGACGGTGCCGACCACCTGGGGCCCGTGAATGGACAGGGACTTGAGCCGGCGATCCTCCGCCGTGCCGGCGAGTTCGGCGGCGTGTCCGACCATGGTTCTGAAAACCTCCTGGACGGCGCGCGTGATCGTTTCCTGAAAAATGGTTTCGTTGATATCCTGGATGGCGGGCATGCGTTGAGGCGTGGATGCGAGGACGCCTGATCGGTGGAGCAGGCGGACCGGTTTGCGTGAGTGGAGGCGAGATAGCGCCGGCTCGTGTTATCGACCTGCCTCTTTTGTACTTTAGGAAAAAACACGGGGATGATTTTCCGTCGTGCGGCGGGGGTTGCAGATGCGTTTGCCTTGCGCTTCAGTTTTCGGGGTTGTTGCCGATGTGAAGAGCCATTGTGACTTCATCAGCCACCCTGCGCCTGCTTTCTTTTCTGCAACATGTGGAGGCCGTCCTGCGGCAACGTGCTCCGGGGATGGTGACCGGGGATATCCGGCGTCAGGCGAATTACAACCGGGGGCGCGCATGGATGGTCTGTGCGGACGGCGGGGGGCTGCTGTTGCAGGCGGCCGCGCTGGCGGAGGGCCAGCTCTGTCTGCGGGCCGTGGCCTCGGGCCCGGACGGCGAGGTGGCGGCAGCGCGATCGGTTTACGGAGCGGCGTCGGGATCCGACTGGCGCGCGGCGGCCGAGGGGCTGGCGGAGGCGTGGCTCGCGGGGCGGGGAGCCGCGAGAGAGCACAAGGAGTGATTTTTTCAGCCGTGTACCGAGCGAAGCGACAGTCTGACAAGAGCGCAAAAATCTTCACGCGGATGAAACACTGCGTGGCGCTTATAAGCGCCATGGAGAGTTTCCCTGCAAAAAGATCCTTTGCGCTCTTTTGCGGCTGAAAAATTTCTGCGGAATCTGAATCCGGCCGGGCAGGATCCGGGCGGGAAAGGGCAACGGTCAGGCGTGGACGGCCAGGCCGGCGCGGGCGGGGCTGCCGGAGCGCGGACGGTTGATGTAGGACTGTTTCACCGCGCAGAGCTGGCGATGGAGGGTTTCGAGTGCGCGCAGGCTGTTTTTGTCCGCCGCCGCGATGGCGGCGAGTTGCCGGACCCGGGCGACGCAACCGTCATGGAATTGCCGGAGGCGGGCCCGCAGCAGGGCGTCGGCGGAGGCGGCCGGTTCGCGGCGTCGGGGGAGATGGGCGACGAGCCCGCGCGTCACCGCGATCTGGCGGTCGAGCAGTTCGTCGAGTGCCGGCCAGTCTCCGGCATCGATCAGGGCGTTTTCCTGGCCGGAAAGCGTTTCGAGAGAATACAGCAGGCGGCGGGTCACGGGCATGGGAGGAGAGAATGACGAATTACGAATGAAAGGGAGGGGGGCAGCGCGATGGTGGCGGTGACAGGGATAGGAGGGGGCGTTTGTCATTCGTCATTTCCCGACGGTGTCGCCGGCGGGATTGGCAGTGCGCAGCATCTCGGCCCAGCCGTCGCGGAGATGGCCGACGAGGCGCTCGACCTCGATGACGGGAGCTTCGTCCTTGCGCCGGTTGGCCTCCTCGAGGCGGCGGATATAGTAGTCGTAGAGGCGTTCGAGATTGGCGGCGATTTCACCGCCGGCCTCGTGATTGAGCGTGGCCTGGAGCTCCTTGAGAATGGCCTGCGCACGCAGGAGCGAGGTGTGGATCTGCTCGATCCGGCGCACATCGTTTTCGGGGAGACGGAAACTCTCGCGGGCGAGCGCCATGAAACGCAGCGCGCCGTCGTAAAGCATGACGACGAGCTGGCCCGGGCTGGCGGTGAGGACGGACTGTTGCCGGTAAATGCGGGCGTAGTTGGGTGCGAACATGGAACTAGTCCTCGATGGCGGAGAGATCGGCGGCGGCGGAAACGAGGCGGGCGACGGCATCGATCACCCCGGCGTCGGGCCAGGCGGGATCAGCGGCGAGGTCGCGGGCGCGGGCGACGGCTTCGGGGCGGATTTCGGGCAGCGCGGCCAGCGCCGCCAGGAGGTTGGCGGCGTGGATCGCCGAGAGCCGTTCGTCGGCGGCGGCGCGGGGCGCGGCGCCGGTGGCGGCGGTCCGGGTTTGCGCCGGCAGCGCGCCAATGCGCTCCGGCGTGGAGGAGGTGGTGGAGAGTGGTCGGGAGATCATGGGAAGCTGCGAAATTTTTGTCGGGAGCGTGGCGGATGATTGACGGAGGGTATCAGCGGTGCTCGGGCGCCTGTCGCACGTCGATGCGGGGAGGGAGGGTCGAAGCGACTTCGCCGGAGGCCCAGGAGGCGAAATGCGACGGGCTTTGCAGGACCGAGGTGACCGAATCGCCGCGACCGTTGCCCGACTTGCGGGCGTAGCGGCGGGCGGAATTGGCGACGGCGGGAGCGGCGGCGTCGAAACGTTCGTCACAGGCCCAGACGAGGTTGCCGCGGCGCAGGTGGACGAGTTTGGCGCGCAGGCCGACCGCGAGGGGGGGCCAGGGCGTGACGCCGGTGAGATCGCAAAAGACGACGGCGTCGGCGCCGGTGATCGCGAGAATTTTTTCGAAGAAGGCGGCGGGCAGGAGCGAGGTCGAGCCGACGGAGCGCCGTCCGTCGGCGAGGTGGGAAATCTGTTCGCGGGGCACCGGGACGAATTCCGCCCGTTGCGTGCTCTGGAGCGCGGCGAGCCACACGGGATCGTACGAGGCGATAAAGTCGTCGGGCAGGGCGGCGGAGGAACCGTCGACCGGAAGCACGGCGATGCGGCGGATGTCTTCCGGCCAGACGGCGGCGCCCCGGCTGTTGGCCGGTGTGTAGAAGGGGCCGAGTTCGAGCGCATCGCGGGTGGCGGTGGTGCAGCCGCCGGCGGCGATAAGGAGGAGGAGAGAGAGCGCGAGAGGGCGCACGCGATGGAAAGAATCAGTCATCGTCTTTTTTGATGCCGAGCGCGTTATCGAGGAGAGTCTGCATCTGGTTGTATTTGGAGATGGAGCTTTCCATGGCGATGAAGGACGCCTCCATGCGGGCGCGCTGGGATTCGATCCGGCGTTCGAGGACGGCGATCTGGTCGTCGATTTTTGCGTTGGCTTTGGCGAGGGCGTCCGTCTGGCTTTTGAGGGAACCGCCGGTGCCGGTGGTGCCGATGTAGTTGGCGAGGAGGGTGTCGACCCTGGCGGCAAGTCCGGTGGAGCCGGTGGCAAAAAAGGCGGCGACACCATCCGGATCGTCGGCGAGCGCGGCGTCGAGCTTGGTGGAATCGGTGATGACGAGTTGCGGGGAGGTGCCTTTGAAGTCGATGCCGAGGTCGGTGATGCGGGAGATGGCGGCGCCGAGGCCGGTGACCGAACCGAAGACGGTGGAGCGGAGCTGGCTGGCCCAGCTTTGCACTTCGCGGTTCCGGCTGAGCGTGGAGGAGGTGACGGTGCTGCCGGAAACGGTGGTGGCGGTGACGTCATCGATGTAAGTCTGCACGGCGTTGTAGGCCGTGATGAAGTTTTCGATGGTGGAGCGCATGGTCTCCGTGTCGGCGCCGACGGTGACGGTGCCGGAGCCGGCTTCGGTCACGGTGAGGGAGAGGCCGGTGATGCCGTGATCGGTCGCGGTGAGGGTGTTGCCCGTGCTGGTGATCGGGGGGCCGCCGTTGACGGTGAAGACGGCGTTGGAGCCGAGCGTGGTGGTGGCGCCGGCGGCGGCGGTGAGCCCGAGCGCCGCGAGGAGGCCGCCATCGTCGGCGCCGAGGGTGATGCCGAGGCTGCCGGTGGTGTTGGCGGTGAGGGCGACGCTGTCGGTGGTGGAGTCGTAGCTCGCGGTCACGCCGGCGCTGCTGGCATTGATGCGGCGGATGAGGGTGGAGAGGGAGTCGGTGTTGGCGTCGTAAGCGATTTCCACGCCGTTAAGGGTGAAGGTGCCGGTGCCGTCGCCATCGGTGACGGCGGCGATGCCGGTGGCAAGGCCGGCGTTGACCAGAGGGGCGTTGGTGACGGTGCGTCCCAGGGTGGCGGTGCTGGCCACCGCATCGGTGCCGTTGCTGTAGAGCCTGGCGACGGCAAGAAAATTGGAGGTGTCGTTGGCGGCGCCGAGGACGATGGCTTCACCGTCGCTGGCGGTGAGGGTGATGCGGTCGGCCG harbors:
- a CDS encoding chemotaxis protein CheC, which produces MPAIQDINETIFQETITRAVQEVFRTMVGHAAELAGTAEDRRLKSLSIHGPQVVGTVGFIGDINGLIYLYLDAAFARKVSASLLGMTPEEIDDAGDEVVNDAIGELTNMTVGTFKNQLCDRGYPCRLTIPSILRGSNFSIEPISSTTRRVYRFTIDGHLLVADLLMKPAGDAGNDADI
- a CDS encoding flagellar hook protein — its product is MASIQLTGLISGLDWESFIEDMLALQRVPITSLQTKQSENTQKISALDTLGTLFNQLGTASRALQSDGVFNARTASSGNSAWNASASAGTASGTWAINVLEVATATRLSGAAGISQGLAATSAEAEALTLASLPTSTAVTAGTFTVNGARVTIGLGDSLGDVFGKIATATDGAVTAAYDAAADRITLTASDGEAIVLGAANDTSNFLAVARLYSNGTDAVASTATLGRTVTNAPLVNAGLATGIAAVTDGDGTGTFTLNGVEIAYDANTDSLSTLIRRINASSAGVTASYDSTTDSVALTANTTGSLGITLGADDGGLLAALGLTAAAGATTTLGSNAVFTVNGGPPITSTGNTLTATDHGITGLSLTVTEAGSGTVTVGADTETMRSTIENFITAYNAVQTYIDDVTATTVSGSTVTSSTLSRNREVQSWASQLRSTVFGSVTGLGAAISRITDLGIDFKGTSPQLVITDSTKLDAALADDPDGVAAFFATGSTGLAARVDTLLANYIGTTGTGGSLKSQTDALAKANAKIDDQIAVLERRIESQRARMEASFIAMESSISKYNQMQTLLDNALGIKKDDD
- a CDS encoding histidine kinase; the encoded protein is MRYKILTVDDSRTVRIIVKKAFRPWDCEIVEAANGIDGLALAAGDRPDLILLDVTMPVMDGVEMLTKLKSDPALKTIPVVMLTAEGGRENVLRIAKIGVRDYIVKPFKEELLVQKVGRIIDLQPATGSPARSRTILDPAAILVVEDKPAIVRQIADGLKHTPWQVTGVDTTAAAIDFCARTVPDLAMISLSLPDDAAFTLFRVIRANPRTRNTPVFGLVVKTDALAQQQALQTGFTALATKPLDMREVETRVARALNLDTSHRYFSIEQNLLVMRLPENTGQGVVNEVSRYLKDKIADAVDTGVSKAVFDLKQLRHLDMTVIKLLLQAMETCNQLALRFSLVGNPAITAECEDFEDTRNWHFFDSLEAALASVTDTTSAASQPVSS
- a CDS encoding flagellar biosynthesis protein FliS, translated to MFAPNYARIYRQQSVLTASPGQLVVMLYDGALRFMALARESFRLPENDVRRIEQIHTSLLRAQAILKELQATLNHEAGGEIAANLERLYDYYIRRLEEANRRKDEAPVIEVERLVGHLRDGWAEMLRTANPAGDTVGK